From the Malus domestica chromosome 17, GDT2T_hap1 genome, one window contains:
- the LOC103417226 gene encoding transcription factor PAR2-like, protein MDEAQTQTLTQTQLPKPTFKRKHRKTQQKPRMGNAVHESLPSINRLQTAADSTHRRSRKQSMKGDMVNDVKIACQEEEDGEKEEVERKIEALQRIVPGGESRGVDELFEETAGYIMALQGQLKAMKALASLVEGLEKERRKFGG, encoded by the coding sequence ATGGATGAAGCTCAGACTCAAACCCTAACACAAACCCAGCTACCCAAACCCACATTCAAGAGGAAACACAGAAAAACCCAGCAAAAACCCCGCATGGGTAATGCGGTGCATGAATCTTTACCCAGCATAAACCGGCTGCAGACAGCTGCGGATTCGACTCACAGAAGAAGCAGAAAACAGAGCATGAAGGGTGATATGGTCAACGATGTAAAGATTGCATgtcaagaggaggaggacggtgAGAAGGAGGAGGTGGAGAGGAAGATTGAGGCGTTGCAGAGGATTGTTCCCGGCGGTGAGTCGCGCGGGGTGGACGAGCTTTTTGAAGAGACTGCTGGGTACATAATGGCGTTGCAGGGTCAGCTCAAAGCCATGAAAGCACTTGCCAGCTTGGTTGAAGGTTTGGAGAAGGAGAGGAGGAAGTTTGGAGGTTGA
- the LOC103432163 gene encoding mitogen-activated protein kinase 20 → MQQDHSKKNQTEMDFFSDYGDANRYKIQEVIGKGSYGVVCSAIDTHTGEKVAIKKIHDIFEHISDAARILREIKLLRLLRHPDIVEIKHIMLPPSRRDFKDIYVVFELMESDLHQVIKANDDLTREHYQFFLYQLLRALKYIHTANVYHRDLKPKNILANANCKLKICDFGLARVAFNDTPTTIFWTDYVATRWYRAPELCGSFFSKYTPAIDVWSIGCIFAEVLTGKPLFPGKNVVHQLDLMTDLLGTPSLDTISRVRNEKARRYLTSMRKKQPVCFAQKFPNADPLALRLLERLLAFDPKDRPTAQEALADPYFKGLSRVEREPSCQPITKMEFEFERRRVTKEDIRELIFREILEYHPQLLKDYINGTERTNFLYPSAVDQFRKQFAHLEENGGKSGPVIPLERKHVSLPRSTIVHSNTVPPKEQQNYAFLKDQKNAEDAYRNSRDSEAVHVNISRTMQTPQRISLAKPGRVVGPVAQCDNGSMMKDAYDRRTLVRGSVLPPQAVPPAYCYRKPSAGNQERSAVEGERDLSSQAKQAAHCGMAAKVAPDVAISIDSNPFFMTRVGVPKVEHHDRIAIDTHYLQTKAPYGGIDPAATTAAAHRKVGTVQFGMSRMY, encoded by the exons ATGCAGCAGGATCACTCCAAGAAG AATCAAACAGAGATGGACTTCTTCTCGGATTACGGTGATGCCAATCGGTACAAAATTCAGGAAGTTATCGGGAAGGGAAGCTATGGTGTTGTTTGCTCAGCAATAGACACACATACGGGAGAAAAAGtggcaataaaaaaaatacatgacaTTTTTGAGCATATATCTGATGCCGCTCGTATTCTTCGTGAGATAAAGCTTCTCAGACTTCTACGACATCCCGACATTGTTGAAATTAAGCACATTATGCTACCACCTTCTCGAAGAGACTTTAAAGACATCTATGTTGTTTTTGAGCTCATGGAATCAGATCTTCATCAAGTTATCAAAGCTAATGATGATCTGACACGAGAACACTATCAGTTCTTTCTTTACCAGCTGCTTCGTGCATTGAAGTATATTCACACCG CAAATGTCTACCATCGAGATTTGAAACCGAAGAACATATTGGCAAATGCAAATTGTAAGCTTAAAATTTGCGATTTTGGGCTAGCAAGAGTTGCTTTCAATGATACGCCTACGACAATATTTTGGACA GATTATGTTGCAACTAGATGGTATAGAGCTCCAGAGCTCTGTGGATCCTTTTTCTCTAAG TATACCCCTGCGATTGATGTATGGAGTATAGGCTGCATCTTTGCTGAGGTATTGACAGGGAAGCCACTTTTTCCTGGAAAGAATGTTGTTCACCAGCTGGATTTGATGACTGATCTTCTTGGGACACCATCACTAGATACCATATCCCGG GTTCGAAATGAAAAGGCAAGGAGATACTTAACCAGTATGAGGAAAAAACAACCTGTGTGCTTCGCACAAAAATTTCCAAATGCTGATCCTTTAGCACTACGACTTCTGGAAAGATTGCTTGCCTTTGATCCCAAGGACCGTCCAACTGCCCAAGAG GCACTCGCTGATCCTTATTTTAAGGGACTGTCAAGAGTTGAGAGGGAACCATCGTGCCAGCCAATTACGAAGatggagtttgaatttgaaaGGCGAAGGGTCACAAAGGAAGACATACGAGAGTTAATTTTCCGGGAGATATTGGAGTACCATCCTCAATTGCTAAAAGACTACATAAATGGAACTGAGAGAACTAATTTTCTCTATCCAAG TGCTGTGGATCAATTTAGAAAGCAGTTTGCACACCTTGAGGAGAATGGGGGTAAAAGTGGTCCAGTTATACCGCTTGAACGAAAGCACGTGTCACTTCCgag ATCCACAATTGTACATTCAAATACGGTCCCTCCTAAAGAGCAACAAAATTATGCATTTTTGAAAGATCAGAAAAATGCTGAGGACGCTTACAGGAATTCAAGGGATTCGGAAGCAGTTCATGTAAATATatcaagaaccatgcaaacACCACAAAGAATTTCTTTGG CCAAACCAGGAAGAGTTGTTGGACCTGTTGCACAATGCGATAATGGGAGCATGATGAAAGATGCCTATGACCGGAGGACACTAGTTAGAGGTTCGGTACTTCCCCCTCAGGCTGTCCCTCCTGCTTATTGTTACCGCAAGCCCAGTGCTGGAAATCAAGAAAGATCTGCAGTGGAAGGTGAGAGGGACTTGTCCTCTCAAGCCAAGCAAGCTGCACATTGTGGCATGGCAGCGAAAGTGGCACCAGATGTAGCTATCAGCATAGACTCCAACCCATTTTTTATGACTCGGGTGGGAGTCCCTAAAGTGGAACATCATGATCGAATTGCTATTGACACCCACTACCTGCAGACAAAGGCTCCATATGGTGGGATTGACCCTGCTGCTACCACTGCAGCAGCCCACCGTAAGGTTGGAACTGTTCAGTTTGGCATGTCAAGGATGTATTAG